The sequence GTGTGATGTCCTCTCTACACCTCCTCAGCCACCAGCCTGAGCACCCAAAGAACGGGCCATGAGGTCCGAGACTTCTGCCCCACTGAGCAGAGGAGGATGGACTATGTAAAGCAGTAGTAATACCCTGGACATTTTTCAACTGCTGTAACCCTAACAGCAAGTTTTATACTATTCCTAGAAAAGGCAACAGTTCTATCCTCAAGTGGAACCTTTTCTGACAACAGAAGGTTACACTTGCTCCACTTTTGTTGCTTAATTCTGGCAAAGGCCAAGCTGAGACAGGCAACTGAATCTGACAGCAGAGCTCgagcaaggaaaaaaccccaattctGTAAGGGAAGTGCCCTCTAGTGTCCACCCGACTGAGGAACatagagaggaaggagaagctgtACCCTGTCGATGGAGCTGCCTTTCTTCTGGGCATAGGCTCCCCACAGCATGAAGACCAGCCCATGCAAGTTCTTGTTGAGCCAGGACACCACGACGTCCGTGAACTGCTCCCAGCCTCTCTCCTTGTGGGAGGTGGCCTGGTGAGCCCGCACCGTGAGCACAGCGTTGAGCAGCAGCACTCCTAGCAAATAACAGACACAGAGCATGAAACAACAGAGCAGGGCTTTgcttcttcctgcttccctgaggaatgataaattacatttttattctaatgTACCTGCTAAGCAACAGGCACTCAGAATTGATTTTCTCTTACTGTTTCCAAGCATAGGGCTGTTTCCTAGGGAGCCTCTTTTATGACCTACAGCAGCCTCATTACTAGAGTGTCTATTAACTCACCTTGCTTGGCCCAGCCAGTCAGATCACCATGACCAGGATGAGTGAAGTCCTCGATATCCGTAGATAATTCtctgtaaatgttttctaaactgcaaacaaaaaccATCAGAAGTTTTTTAATACACATCTAAAGATCAAAGCAAACAGCACCCCTCACTGCTCTTACCCTAGGCAAAAAAGGGTATTGattttaatctgatttaaaataatcttccctgtgagggtgctgaggcgctggcacagggtgcccagagaagctgtggctgccccatccctggcagtgttcaaggccaggttggacacaggggcttggagcaacctgctctagtggaaggtgtccctgcccgtggcagggggttggagctggatgaactttaaggttctttccaacctgaagcattccatgattctgtgatagtAAAGCCATTTAtagaagcagagcagcaaggcCTTTTGCATGTCTGGCTGGAAGCTTAATAAGGAAGTCCCAGCACAACCgaaaaatgcaaatttacaCCCAACAGACTCTTCAGAATCACCGAACTACACAGAATTATCCACACTTTTGCAGTGATAGTTTTTTAGTAGACAAGCACAACTCAGCTGTAAGTATCAGAACACACTTCACAGCAATTTTGTGGCTCACCGCTGTGAGTAACAGAGCTGTAATTAGCTTGTAAAAGGGGTTTTACAAATCAGGCACTGTCATACCTGGGGGGAGGTGGAACAGGCTTCTGGACACTGAAACAGAGCCCATGAGCTTGCTTAGGTCCATGGTATGGATCTTGTCCCAGAATAACAACCTTCACCTGAAACCATACCTTTGTTAGCACTGGATTATTACCAGTATTATTCCcgagagaaggaaaaaatagaagactTAGACAAGCTTTATCCTAAACCAAgcacaaaaaccaacaaaaaactaCCTGAAAACACCCAAACCCTTTAGTTTAAATCACTGGCATCTTACTGTAGGCAACATCACAGTCTCCACCTAACACTAAGAATTAACATCCCCACAGCTTTGCTGCTAAGGTTATGAAGATACTTCGAGTGTAGAAAACCAACATTTCCATGAGCCATAATAAAACCCCTTGTTATAGTATTTTCCAAGTAGAGTTCTTAACATTTCAGCTTTATGCCACACCTGTGATATTTTGGCACAGCTTACTGGCAACGGGATTGTCTTGAACggttatttttattatagttCATTACAGAccaattaaaaagaagagatttgTGAGAGCCAAAAACCAAGCATTACATTAAGCTGGTAACACTGGAAATAAGGGCAAAAGTCCACCTaaagttttaaaggaaattctATGGCCAATGAGGGTAACAAAACAATAAAGTTTTACTACCACAGTTGAAAGAGAAGCCGGATTTGTGAGTCAAGTCAAAGAAACGGCAGCACCTGCATCACATGGGACTGAAGCATAAGGGACCATGCATCAAGCAAGCACACTggcacccccagccctgcgTTTTCATCGTTctaaatgcagcagcagcagctgcagagacacCCCCACGCACACCCCTGCAGCTCTACTCACATCCCTAATGTCGCACATCTGCGTCCAGGTGAAGACTTGCTCGGGGGGCGGATAGACCGTGTAGCGCTTCCTCTCCTCTGCCACAAACGCCATCAGCTGCGGTGAGAGGGGGTGAGCCCGGGGCTGCGCGGAGCagccgccgccgggccgggcgccGCCTCCCTCCCTCACTGACTCACCTCTATGAAGTAGGGCTTGGAGAACTCCGCGGCCAGCTGCCGCCGCCAGCTCTCCCCGAAGCCCGGCGGCACGTTCCGCTCCGCCAGCCGCTGCCGCGCCGCCTCCTTGTTCTTGCGGATCCGCTCCAGCTGCTGCGGGCTCAGCGCCGAGGTCTCGCCCGACTCATCTCCCGCCGCCTTCGCCTTCTTCGCGACGCTGACCTGGTAGCCGCGACCGAAGAGGCGGCTGCAGAGCGGCCCGGGGGCACCGCGGCCCGGCCACGGCCTGAGCAGCCGCAAGACCCCAGAAGCCGCCATGGCCCCGCCAAGCACCGCCCTCCGCACGCGGGTATTTCGCGGCAAAACAACGTCGGGCCCCTCCCCATTGGCCGCAGCGCCGCGCGGGGCCCGCCCACAAGCGGGAACACAAGTTATCTCTCTCCCTATTGGTAAACGGCAAAGCGCCCGCTTCTCCCTATTGGCTCGCCACGGCTGGCGGAGAGGATTTCTACCTAGCAACCGTGACGACACGGCAGCTCTCAGCGTCCATTGGGCGGCGGCGGAGCGTGGCCTTGATTAGCAGCTCATTCAAGCGTGCCGGGAGCGCGGGGTTTTTGGAAGTGGCCGCGCGGCGAGtgctcccctcaccccccacctccccaaaaGCCGCCAGCGCTGCGCGCCCCGGCGGCCACCAACACACCGAGACCCCTCTtcacccccagcccctctccctcctcccacagCCGCAGCCGGCCCCTGCCCCAGCGCCACCGGCTCCCCCAGCCCGCTACCTCAGCATCACCGCCCGGCTCCGGGGAGCGGCTGCGCTTCTTGGCCGGCGCGGCGCTGAAGAAGGAGTGCAGCGTCTTCTGCCCGATCATGGCGATGGAGCGGAcgaggggcagcagcagcggcggcacTGCGCGGGGCGGCGAGTGATGGGATATGCGGATTTCGCGCCAAAACCGCGCGCGTGCGCGGGGTGGGCGGAGCCTCGCCAGAGGGAGGCGGAGCAGAGCACGCCTCGGCGCATGCGCGCTCGTCCCGCCTCGCCCGCGCCCTGAGGTGGCTGCCCCGGGCCCGCCGCGGTGCCGGTGCCGATGGACAGGTTCGTGGTTAAACGCCCTCCCGAGGAGCCGGGGGACAACGGGAAGAGGCCGCGGCCGGAGGAGCCCGCCCCGCGGCAGCCCCGCTGGCAGGAGATCCGGGCGGAGGGCCTGAGCTGCGACTACCGGCTGCTCTTCGGTAAGGCGGAGGCTGACGAGATCCTCCGGCAGCTGGAAGAGCAGGTGGAGTACTTCGAAGGTAACGGCTCTACCGCCCGGTGAAGCGTTTCTGAAGCCAGGAACAAGCACAGGTGCCATCCCGCAGCGTTAAGCTTTGCGCAGCTTGAAGCGCTTGTCAAGTGGTTTCATTCCTGTTTTAAGAGAACCGGCGTAGCCCCGGAACAGTGGCAGGGGTGTGTTGGTAGGTGCGAGATACCCCCCGTCACGTTAATTCAGCAGCATAGTGCTTTGGGGTGCTAGTCCCGTTCATCCCATCCAAGTGAGGTAGTGAGGCAGTGCCAGACCCGAGTGCTTTGCTGGGATAGAAGCATTTGAAGGTTGTCACAGGCATCCTGTTGTCCCACCGGAGAGTCACAGAAGCTCCAGATCAAGGAGAATGTTGAACTGTGTAGAGTTAACACAGAGCTGGGTTTGATCCTTCTCGTTTCTTctttaaacaggggaaataaCAAAACTGCATGTGTTTGGCAAATGGCATGACATTCCAAGGAGGATGGTAACCTACGGAGACCCTGAGTTAACATACATGTACTCAGGTGTTACCTTCTCTCCTAAGCCCTGGATCCCAGTTCTGAACCATATCAGAGAGCGCATCGCTTCGGACACAGGACATACTTTCAATTTTGTGCTTATCAACAGGTATGTCTGATTTCTGATCGCATCAAGCAGCTTGTTCAAATGAAAAGTTGCTTGTACAACACTTGACGCATCACTGAGGAGCCGTTTGACGTTCATTTGGCAGATACAAAGATGGTGAGGACCACATAGGTGAGCATCGAGATGATGAGAGAGAACTGGTTCCCCGCAGCCCCATTGCGTCCGTGTCCTTCGGAGCTTGCAGGGACTTTGTCTTCAGGCACTATGCTTCCCGAGGGAAGAATGCAAAATGCCACATCAAGCCCATCAAGCTGCAGCTAGCCCACGGGAGCCTGCTGATGATGAAGTACCCCACCAATGTGTATTGGTACCACAGCCTGCCCCCCCGCAAGAGAGTGCTTGCCCCAAGAGTCAACCTCACATTTCGGAAAGTGATGGCTATAGCCAAGAAGTGAATTACTCAGCAATCAAGCCCCAGGTTGTTTGACTCTGAAAATAGAAACTTTCTTTCCCAAAGTAACTCAGTTTCTCATTCAAACACTGTCTTTGATGATCTAAGGTACAAATTAAACCAAGAGAGGAGGCAGCATTCTTGGTAACATGCTAATAAAGACTGCGACTGCTGATCTTAAATGCCAGGAATAGTTTGTGAAATGCTGCTGTAGTTCTGCACATACATGTTTTTAATGAGTAAGACCTTTGTTTTACTCAGGAGGAATTTTGTTCTCAACTCATCTTCATCTAGCCAGTTTTCCCAGAAGATCAAAATACTCTGTAGCCTCAAGGTAGCCATGCAACAGTTTGTAAATACTATAAAGTACAAGATGTGATCATTTGTAGCTGATGCTGTTCAACAGGTGACGCTTTCTTGTCTGCTCTGTCAATAAGCTATAGTTTGCTTAtcttttaagaataaaatacaactgaGACTGCCATGGAGAGGAGGAGTGCTAAAATATGGATATAGTGAGtgtggcagggctggctgcGTGTTTTACAGTCACTGTGTCTGCAGAtgctcctctgccttctctgctgAGGTGGGAGTCTGGGTTCTTTTGGTcagtgggaaggaggaagctGTGCAAGGAGAGGGTGCTTTGTACAGAAACCAGGCAGCATAAGATGACTTTTTGGGAAGAGGCTGGGTTGGACCATTTACATGGACAATGCAGTGGGACAGGCTGTGCCTTCTGAGagtgtttttctaaataattatCCTTAGGGATTCCATTCTGACTACCTGGAAGCCATCACCTTCCATGGTGAATCCTGCAGGAAATGAGGAAGGACCTTCCAAAGTTACCAACAACAGGTCTTGTGATGGTGAGTACCGAGCGAAAACGTGACTTGACCCCTGTGTAACCAGGCTACAAGCACTTGAATTAGTGATGGGCTCTACTCTTAATTGCTGGGTCGTTAGGCCAGTGTAATTAATGTCTGTTTAGACCGTTTGGAGTAGCTACTTCTTACTCCCTGCCACAGAAAATGCTATGTGTAGGTAAAAAGCTGCATGAATCCTGCTTATCCAGAGAACTTCTGTCCCACGTGCCAAATGCAGCTTGGCTTAGAGCTTGGTCTTCATTTCAAGACATTACCACATGTGAacagctacatttttaaataagtttGTTCTTTTATTGCTACTGTACAGTTACAAAAATACCCTGAAGTGAAAACACAACTTCAAACAGCAGTGCCGTGTTTGACCATAATATCATACATCTTCAATAATGCACAGAATAATCCAAACACAGGGATGTCATCTTGGAGCTCTGCTCTGATGGTCTTTTACATTGTATTAATGCCTTCTCCACCATGGAAGCTTGTAAGTAACAAGCACCAGTGTTTGATGAGCCTCATGTGCCTGCACAGAACCCAGCAACTTCCAAAGGTGAGGGTTGGGTGGCAAACATCTGCAGAGGTGTTTGATGCTCACAGGAGCTGGGAGTGTCCAGCACAGCTCAGGGCCAAGGTGCTGATCCTCCCTTCCTCACACCAAGGGCTTAGCCAAGACCATCTACTCCTTCCTAACAGTGAAAGCTCGAACAATGCTGGCTCCTCAGCCCTCATCTTTACAGCTCTTGAGGAAGCTTTCGGAGTGAATCTGCGGCTGGGTGCAATGGAGCAGTTATTTATCAGTGCTCTCATTCTCATCAAACAGGCCCCTGTTGGAAAGCAGCtctacacaaaagaaaaatacatggaaCATAGAAGCTGGCAGCAACACGTGGCTCTGTGCCCCTGGTACAAGCTGACAAATGACATCTTAGCCCGTTGCCTGCATATGTTCTGACCAACCTGCAGCATTGCTGCTTTCTAAATCAAGTGCCCTGTTCAGATGAACCTCCCCAAAATTCAGTTAAAACCCCTAAACAGCCCATTGAGAACAGCTATGGCAGAATACACACACTGCTGGCAGTGGAAATGTTTTGAAGTGGTGAGGTACAAATGGGAGACCTGCTGGGTGCTTTGCGTGATGTTTTGTCTTCCATGAGTTCATAGAGCTGCACACCAGGGCTGCACAGAACGGAGGGAGGGCTTTCACCTTCCTCAAGTCCATTAGTTCTTAGTTTAATGGCCCTTAGTTCAGTTTGGCATTTTGCATCCTTCtactggtttttatttattctagtGTTTTCCTCATTGCTTTTCCATAACTTCAAATAGAAAGGGTAAAACCATGCTACAGCCTAGCACAGACAGGGAGGCTCCTCAGGAACTAGTACATCAGTGGATTTATAGACTAGTTTATGTACTATGAGCATTACTTGGAGCAGGAATTGTGATCAGTGCTCTGGAATGATGAGTTGTGTGAATAGTTTTGCATACACGTCCGTGACCACTGCTATTTTGGCTGGTTTGAGCCTCCCATGGAGGAGCTCTGGATGCTTGTAAGCTTTGGGTAGCAGTATGAATACATGAGGTACAAAGTTGCCCTAAAAAACTATTAAGACAGTTGTTAGCATTTGAAAACTTAGTTGGTTTACACTGAAAAAGCTTGTCTGATGAATtaggcttttttccctccaagctCACAAGGATAGAAAAGAGCTAAAAAGAGCCCACAGACTTTATCCCTGGTCATTTAAAAGCAGTCAAAAGGACCggttttgctgcttctccttctgtgctttgtttggggtttacttttcttttacacCTCACACAATCCAGAGCAGCAGAGTGCAATTCCCTTCTATTCCTGCAGCAACCTGTGTCTCATGCAGCACCACCAGGCTTTTCAGGTTGCTGCATGACCTCCCCAGGCAAGCGAGTGTCCCCAGCCCCGATTCAATCGCGCAATCTCTAACTTCCCAAGGGGGTTGCTCTCAGCTCACAGTCACAGCCAGCACAAGCTCCACAGCAAGGCAGACATCAGGGATATGAATGGTCTATGAGAAATGGCAgttttcagcattaaaatagGAAGGGCAAGTCTAGAACACCAAGTACAGTAGCCTTGAAATCACAGCATTAAAAGTTGTAGTCGATACTACAAGCAACTGTATTCAACAGTTTCAGAGTGACAAGGAAATGACAATACTGGTCACCAGCAAACGCTCCTGTCTCTTGAGTTCAGCCATATTCCAAAGGTACAGAACAGCAAATCAGGGGCTCAgctaaaacagattaaaaaacctatattttctcctggaaaaaggAAACTGCACTTTGAATCAGCAGAAGAACTTCTGTGCTgtctgaagaattaaaatatcagGAAGATGGTGTGAACAGGGAAGCTGGGGTTTGGATCATGCATGTTATGTAGAGATGCCTTACTTTACTGATAAGCTGGAATATCACAATCTGATTCCATTTGCAGTTCATCCCATCACTTTGAGACGTTTGTCAGAACACAACAGACACACAGTGGACTCAGACAATGGTAGATGAGCTCTTTGAATAGGCTCAAGGCACTTTGTTTCTTAAATCATTGCCTTTGATAGCAGAAGCTTCCCATCAACCACTCCTGGGGCTGCCCTGTTCAGAAACGTCTGCAGTGAAATGTGTAGGATTAAGCATCTCCCTTTGAAACTGTACACACACGTCAGAGTATGGAACACAGCCTTGGGAAGTCTGTTTGCAATGTCTGCTTCAGAGCTGTGATGTTGGCAAAATTACTACCTAACAGAATAAATACTCCTTTAATACAGATCTACTCCGGCCTGCACAACATCAGCAGACCAGCTTTGGTACAAACACAACTCCCAGCAGGAGCCAGCCATTGCCATAGAGGAGGGGAAGGTTAAAGGGCCTGTGGTGGGTTATTTGCATAACAGGAGGTGCCACGTAGATCTCATCAGAGCAATTCTGTCAGGTTTTGTCCTTCTTCTCTCTTCATCACTCTTCAGCCTTTGACTCCAAGCTCTGGTGCTGTACCCTGGAGTGAACCCGCTCGTAGAACAGCAGGTAGGCACTACAGGAGAGGACCTCCTGCAGGCTGGCTTTGCGGACGGTGTCGTCTGAGATCCACAGCCACTGGCTGCTGACAGCAAACGGGCTGCGGGGGGAAGGCGGGGAGCGGCGGTAGGTCACAAAGTGTCCCGAGTGCATGTCGCCGTGGTGAACCACCACTGCCATCAGGCGGTAAAGGTACACGGGCGAGCTGAAGgacacagaaacagcaaagggTCAGCGGCTCTCATGGGGCACACCTCAACCAGAAGCAGCCCCAGTTGCTTTGTCTTCAGCTGCGGTTTCTTTCTAGAGCAAATAGATGCTCTAAGAGACACGCCGCCTTGCAATTACTTCTCTGTACAGCAAGTCttcactgcagtgctgcctgaTTCAATTtccaagaaaaccaaaccatttaTGAGTTCATGGTTACTATGTTCTGTACAGCATGATTTTGCAACAGCGTGTCGCATCAAACTTACCAATGTGCCACCATTAAAACACTGTTATCAGACAGAAAAGCTATTCTAAAGAATGTGCTTTTAACCAGAGGTAAAATTGCAGCAGGTAACCCACAGATAACAATGGAAACACTTTCAAGGACTTGCTCCGCAGCTGTCTTCATAACATTTGGAACAAAACGCTTCCAGGCTTCTTAATTCACACAGTGATTGTGGGAATTGTCATCCTCATGAGGAAAATACACAGTGGCAGATGGAAGAAGTGACACAGAACTAAGTATACGTTCGTCACCAGCATGAAAATAAGTGAATGGTATCAAAGGCCAAGAAGACATTATCAGGGGAAGCATCAAGGCAGATTTACTCAGTAGAATCATGGCCCCAACTTAAAACAAGCTTGTTAAATATAGTGTTTAGAAAAAATCTGTAAGAGATCTGTGGATTTCTTGCAGTGGTTTTAAAATCAGAGTAAGAGcgggaaaaaaatgaaggggTAGAGGAAACCAGCAGGAATAAGATTATGGCTTTTCAGAAGGGTGATTTACT comes from Strigops habroptila isolate Jane chromosome 11, bStrHab1.2.pri, whole genome shotgun sequence and encodes:
- the UNG gene encoding uracil-DNA glycosylase isoform X2, whose protein sequence is MIGQKTLHSFFSAAPAKKRSRSPEPGGDAEVSVAKKAKAAGDESGETSALSPQQLERIRKNKEAARQRLAERNVPPGFGESWRRQLAAEFSKPYFIELMAFVAEERKRYTVYPPPEQVFTWTQMCDIRDVKVVILGQDPYHGPKQAHGLCFSVQKPVPPPPSLENIYRELSTDIEDFTHPGHGDLTGWAKQGVLLLNAVLTVRAHQATSHKERGWEQFTDVVVSWLNKNLHGLVFMLWGAYAQKKGSSIDRKRHHVLQTVHPSPLSVNRGFFGCRHFSKTNELLKKSGKKPIDWRAL
- the UNG gene encoding uracil-DNA glycosylase isoform X1; the protein is MAASGVLRLLRPWPGRGAPGPLCSRLFGRGYQVSVAKKAKAAGDESGETSALSPQQLERIRKNKEAARQRLAERNVPPGFGESWRRQLAAEFSKPYFIELMAFVAEERKRYTVYPPPEQVFTWTQMCDIRDVKVVILGQDPYHGPKQAHGLCFSVQKPVPPPPSLENIYRELSTDIEDFTHPGHGDLTGWAKQGVLLLNAVLTVRAHQATSHKERGWEQFTDVVVSWLNKNLHGLVFMLWGAYAQKKGSSIDRKRHHVLQTVHPSPLSVNRGFFGCRHFSKTNELLKKSGKKPIDWRAL
- the ALKBH2 gene encoding DNA oxidative demethylase ALKBH2 isoform X1; this encodes MDRFVVKRPPEEPGDNGKRPRPEEPAPRQPRWQEIRAEGLSCDYRLLFGKAEADEILRQLEEQVEYFEGEITKLHVFGKWHDIPRRMVTYGDPELTYMYSGVTFSPKPWIPVLNHIRERIASDTGHTFNFVLINRYKDGEDHIGEHRDDERELVPRSPIASVSFGACRDFVFRHYASRGKNAKCHIKPIKLQLAHGSLLMMKYPTNVYWYHSLPPRKRVLAPRVNLTFRKVMAIAKK
- the ALKBH2 gene encoding DNA oxidative demethylase ALKBH2 isoform X2, which codes for MDRFVVKRPPEEPGDNGKRPRPEEPAPRQPRWQEIRAEGLSCDYRLLFGKAEADEILRQLEEQVEYFEGEITKLHVFALDPSSEPYQRAHRFGHRTYFQFCAYQQVCLISDRIKQLVQMKSCLYNT